ATATTTTGACGGTAAAAATCTTGATAGCGGAGTAATGATACGATTTATTGAAAAAATTGATGGTAAAATGATTTTTAAAAGTGGGGGAGGTATTACAGTGAACAGCGATTCCGACTATGAATACAATGAATTAATTGATAAAGTATATGTGCCTGTTATTTGAAACAATAAAAATTTTTAAGAAGGAAATTTACAACCTTAATTATCACAACCAAAGGTTGAATAATGCAAGGAACGAGCTTTTTGGATTAAAAAACAAAATCAAACTTGAAGAACAGATAATTTTCCCTGCTGACATCGGTAATAGTTTATACAAATGCCGTGTAATTTATTCAAAGGGAATAGAAAAAATCGAGTTTGAAAAATATGAAAGAAAGAATATTAAAAGTTTGAAGCTCGTAAATTCCGAAAATATTGATTACTCTTACAAATATTTTGACCGCTCAGAATTAAATTATCTGCAAAACGCAAGAGGAAATTGTAGCGAAATAATAATAGTTAAAAACAGATTATTAAGCGATACTACCTTTGCCAATCTTTGTTTTTTGGATGATAAAAAATGGTTTACACCCGATACTCCCTTATTAAAAGGAACAAAACGACAACAGCTTCTTGATGAGGGAAAAATTCATGAAACAAAAATTAGAGTTAAGGACATTTACAAATA
This window of the Bacteroidota bacterium genome carries:
- a CDS encoding aminotransferase class IV family protein, encoding MCLLFETIKIFKKEIYNLNYHNQRLNNARNELFGLKNKIKLEEQIIFPADIGNSLYKCRVIYSKGIEKIEFEKYERKNIKSLKLVNSENIDYSYKYFDRSELNYLQNARGNCSEIIIVKNRLLSDTTFANLCFLDDKKWFTPDTPLLKGTKRQQLLDEGKIHETKIRVKDIYKYEKISLINAMNDIGNIELDISSVEIIEGDYQE